Genomic DNA from Lentimicrobiaceae bacterium:
TGTACAAAAGGAGGATTGGTCGTTGTTCCCATGTAAACATCGTAATTGGTAGCTCCACCACCATCAGCCCATGATAAAGTAAAATTACGGGCAATGTTGGTTGCACCAATTGCTGGTGTAGGGGTGGTTGCACATAATGGAGGTACAGGAGCTACATTAGGTCCTATAAAATCATCAACATACAAGTAGTACATATAGTAAGAATAGTAGCGTATGGCAATATACTTAGTTCCTACAGGCAAGTCGGTTTTAACAAATTGTGACCAACTTGTCGAAGTACAAGTAATAGGTGTACCCCACGTAAAATCAGTATTTACATTATTGCCTGTGCTTGACCAGCCTACAACAAAATCTTCTCCAGATGTATTATATGCTGCATACCAAAAAGAAACAGTTTGACTACCAGCGGTAGTAAGTAGCATTGGAGTAACAAGATATTGATCATAGGGCGATCCACTAGCCATTGATGAAAACCTGAATGACCGTGCCCCCGAATGAAACTTATCGGTAGAGTGAGTCATCAGGTTTGATGATGGCGGAGAGGCGATGGCATAAGACATTGACCATCCCGTAGGTGGGGCGGTCGCACTCTCAAACCCCTCGGTCAACTGCGCCATCGCAGAGAATCCAACAACGAAGCTGAACATCGCTGTTAAGAAAAAAGCTATTAGCTTTTCCCGCATAAAGTTGGTTGTGTTCATAATTGTAAATAATTGGTTAGTAATTGGTTTATTATCAAATTTATTAGTTTAACATTAATTATCAGATACTAATGATCTCAAGTTTCAATAAATTTTATGAGTGCGAAAATATATATTTTTTTTTTAATACAAATTGTTTTTGCAAAATTTATAAAAAATATTCTTCCACTGTTAATCAGTTCATGATTTAAAATACAATCGCTTTTAGTATAGCAGAAAGGCATTTCTATCTTGAAAAAAATGATGGTGGTGGTGTTTTATTTACCGTTGGTACTATAGTACCCTATCACATACAACTAAAAAATTCAGGTCGAGTTCATTTTGTATTATTTTAATTATAAGCTATTTAATTAGTCAATTATATTAATAAAAACGCATTTATTTGTTTTAAAATAGCAGAATATTTTTAATTAATTTTCTTTTTATTTTTTTCAGTACCTCTAAAACTTTAATACAAAACTATATAAAAATGGAACAAAAACCAAAAATAATAAACAACATAACTTATTTTCCTGAACCAATGGCAAAAAATAAAAAAAACAGCAGATTATGTGTTTAACATTTAATATATTACAATTATATTGCTTCTGATACCCCGGAAAAGATATATTATGTAGTTGCGCAAAACATTTGCTTCATTGTACGATTATTCTTCATAAATTGAAGAAAACAAGCGAAAAAGGACAAAAGAATGAAATTTGTACCCCTTATTATTACTTTTTGGCAGATAAAAGACCGTTGTAAAAGTTGTGTTTCATTCATTTTTCGACTACGCTTATTATAACAATCTACTAATCAGTTGTCATACTAAGCATCGTCGAAGTCTGAAAAGGTTTTTGCAACGGTCTCGGTAAAGGTATCCACACATTCTTCGAAAGAATTTCCACAAGTAA
This window encodes:
- a CDS encoding choice-of-anchor J domain-containing protein, encoding MNTTNFMREKLIAFFLTAMFSFVVGFSAMAQLTEGFESATAPPTGWSMSYAIASPPSSNLMTHSTDKFHSGARSFRFSSMASGSPYDQYLVTPMLLTTAGSQTVSFWYAAYNTSGEDFVVGWSSTGNNVNTDFTWGTPITCTSTSWSQFVKTDLPVGTKYIAIRYYSYYMYYLYVDDFIGPNVAPVPPLCATTPTPAIGATNIARNFTLSWADGGGATNYDVYMGTTTNPPFVQNVTSASYAPPVMAANTHYYWKVIAKNNYGQATGCAEW